The DNA window ATGAGTATGGCTTTGGTATTGAAAATATCGGAATCGGTAATCTTAGAATTTTCAGAGTAGACTTTAACTGGAGAGGTAATTATCTCGACAGACCGGATATCTCGAAATTTGGGATTAAAGCAGGATTTCAGCTAGGATTTTAAAAGAATAGAACAATATAAAACAGTTGGGCGGCTTCTTCGAAGCCGCCCAACTTTATTTTAAAAGCCTCATTAACATGCACAAGGCTCATCTACATCAAGCAAACAACGCATTTTCTGCTCGCGAGTTAATCCACACCATAGATCACACGATCTGATTGGTCTTGCCGGGCACAGTACATCACCACCATTAATTTGCCTCAAATTCTTCTTGGTTAGTTTTCTTAGATTTTTCATATGCACTATTTTATACTTTAGATTGAAAAACAATCACAAGGCTCATCAATTAATTCAGTCGAACAATGCAATCTTTGCACCCCGGTCCAGGTACACCATTCCTTACAATAGTATGCCGGAGGAGGGCATATTCCTGCTGCTCCGGTGATGGTTTTCAGGCTCTTTTTGTTTAATTTTTTAAGATTTTTCATGTTTATTTAGTTTTAATTTATGGCCTATTAAATACTTTTTCGGCCTTGATTAGTGTCTGATATTTTTAGCAGGGCATACAGGCCTCATTCAATAGACAATGCGATTTTTGCCACGGAGTCCATCCACACCACTGATCACATGTATCTGACATAGAAGGACAGATTCCCGCTCCTCCGTTAATACTTTTGAGACTTTTCTTAGTTAATCTTTTTAAATTTTTCATATTAATTCATTATAAGATTAGCAAGCACATGGGTCTTCATAAGTATTAGTAAGGCAATGTGTTTTTTGCCATGGGGACCATCTACACCATACCATGCAAGAGCTGGTTATTGGTGGACAGTTCTCTGCTCCTCCATTAATTGTTTTCAGACTCTTTTTGGTCAGTTTTTTCAAATTTTTCATAGGTATTAGTTTTAATTTGTTGCCTACTCTATATGCTTTTCGGCTTCCGCAACTGATTTATTATTTGGTATTTCACAAATATATAAATATTTCACACTTAATAGAATATCTATGGATATTTTTCACTTTTCACACAACAAAAAAGCCTCAACAAATGTTGAGGCTTTAATTTTTATAAAACGCTTATAATTATGCGTTTGGCTCTACAGATACAAAAGATCTGTTATTTGCTTTCTTTCTGAAAACTACTTTACCATCTACTAATGCAAACAAAGTGTGATCTTTACCGATTCCCACGTTATCACCTGGGTGGTGCTGAGTACCTCTTTGTCTAACAATAATATTTCCGGCAATAGCTGCTTGTCCTCCGAAAATCTTCACACCTAATCTTTTAGAGTGAGACTCTCTACCGTTCTTGGAACTACCGACTCCTTTCTTGTGTGCCATTTTATTATTGGATTATTTATTAAGTGCTTTAAATTGATCGATATTCTTAATGATAGCAGCATCTACTTCTTCATGAGTAAGAATATTCTTTTCTAATTCAACTTTAACTGCTTTACCTAAAACAATTAAAGTTTCTCTGTTCTCTTTAGACTGAGACAAGTTGTTTTTCTTCAAGTGATAGTTCAACTCGTGATCTTCACTAAAGTTAACAGTTGCGTTATCTGAAAGAACTTCACCTTTCACAGTTTCTTTTTTAGCAGCAGCTTTTTTAGCTCCACCTTCAAAACCAGTAATACCAGTGATTACGATTTGAGTTAAAGATTGTCTGTGACCGTTTTTCACTTGGTAACCTTTTCTTCTTTTCTTTTTGAAAACGATTACTTTATCAGCTTTTACGTGGTCAAGGATCTCTGCTTCTACAGTGATTCCGCCTACAGCTGGGGCGCCTACAGTGATTGCTCCGTTTACAGTTAGAAGAACTTTATCGAAAGAAACTTTTCCTCCTTTATCTCCTTTTAAACGGTTTACAAACAACTTCTGGTCTTGCTCAACTTTGTATTGAAGCCCTGCTATTTCTACAATTGCAAACATTGTTTATAAAATTTTTAGTTATTTCGAGGTGCAAATATATGAATTATTTTATAAATAGCTTACAATCAAAGCAATGTTTTTTTAGAATATTTTCTATTCACTATGCTTTGAATAATTTTTTGCAATAATGTATTCACACTTAAGAGATAATTTATTACCTTCGTTTGACCAAATTGAATTTACGACATGAAAAAAAACTTTAATCTCTGCTTTTTA is part of the Chryseobacterium lactis genome and encodes:
- a CDS encoding bacteriocin-like protein gives rise to the protein MKNLKKLNKKSLKTITGAAGICPPPAYYCKEWCTWTGVQRLHCSTELIDEPCDCFSI
- the rpmA gene encoding 50S ribosomal protein L27, with product MAHKKGVGSSKNGRESHSKRLGVKIFGGQAAIAGNIIVRQRGTQHHPGDNVGIGKDHTLFALVDGKVVFRKKANNRSFVSVEPNA
- a CDS encoding bacteriocin-like protein, whose translation is MKNLKKLTKKSLKTINGGAENCPPITSSCMVWCRWSPWQKTHCLTNTYEDPCAC
- a CDS encoding bacteriocin-like protein — translated: MKNLRKLTKKNLRQINGGDVLCPARPIRSCDLWCGLTREQKMRCLLDVDEPCAC
- the rplU gene encoding 50S ribosomal protein L21, translating into MFAIVEIAGLQYKVEQDQKLFVNRLKGDKGGKVSFDKVLLTVNGAITVGAPAVGGITVEAEILDHVKADKVIVFKKKRRKGYQVKNGHRQSLTQIVITGITGFEGGAKKAAAKKETVKGEVLSDNATVNFSEDHELNYHLKKNNLSQSKENRETLIVLGKAVKVELEKNILTHEEVDAAIIKNIDQFKALNK
- a CDS encoding bacteriocin-like protein, with product MKNLKRLTKKSLKSINGGAGICPSMSDTCDQWCGWTPWQKSHCLLNEACMPC